The Lycium barbarum isolate Lr01 chromosome 4, ASM1917538v2, whole genome shotgun sequence nucleotide sequence aaaagaaatattttttttatataagggaaagacaagcatgcatggtatccggcctgaaagggcattcctaagtacaggttactttcttatctcattacatgtcttatgattccatgatatcgttattcatactttatgtttccgtttgtattattttccatgccttacatactcggtacattactcgtactgacgtcccttcttgtggacgctgcgtttcatgccgcgcaggtcagcagatagacgaatttaatccctaggagctccaccagctgttcattgagagtgctccagttgatccggagcttcagtctattggtactacttttgtgtatatattcgggcacggcagaacccgacccATCTTGTAGAGATATGtgtgctatgtttagaggctcgtagacagatatgtacagtcagatgctttgtacttttgttcgttttggggttgtataacatgctggcagattttattaacacctgattatggttatgctattaatgataggaataagtaaagaaacaacggtattaccaatctggcccacttagtaataagaatgagatacgaGTTAGAGGGtgttcggtacaagtatcgggtatccgtcgcggcccctagttgggtcgtgacaagagtaATGGGAGTGGGTGTTTTCCAGGCAGAAAATAGGTTCAAAGCTGTTAATGTGAGTGCCTTAATAAGCACAAGTGTTATTTTGTGTTGTTTCCATTACTAAGTGTTATTTTATGTGTTGTTTCCATTACTAACTCCTTGTTATTATTTGTGTGAACAGCCTGGCATGTTAAGCAGCAGGATTGTGTCAACTAGTAAAGCAAAGGTCACCAGATCAGCAGAGGTAACTGGTGACATTGGCTACAAGCCAAGTGCAAATAGTAAGCTGAAATGGAGAGGCAATGAAGCAATCACAACCAGGAAACTACAAGAGATACAGGAGAAAATGACAAAAGGTAGAGGTAAATCAGCAAACCCAAGCCAAGAAAGCACCTGTTCACAGTCCAAGCAGCCATGGAAAATCTAATTATGATGAAAACTGTCCCTCCAGTTGTTAAATGTACACATTTATGGATTGACATTTAAGTATTTTGTCTTGTTCGTTTAATCAAAACAACATTACAGTACATAGCTGTTTAACGTGTTCCAATGCCATTACAGTACATAACTGTTTAACGTGTTCCAATTCCATTTTGTCTTGTTCGTTTAACGTTTAATCAAAGGTTATTCAAGGCACTAAATCCGACATGGTCAAGGACCATTAAATGGCACTAAATCCGACATGGTCAAGGACCATTAAATGGCACTAAATCTGACATGGTCAAGGACCATTAAATGGCCTATTAATTCGGTTGGAAGGCATCTAtataacacaacacacacacacaccatatcACACATTCACTACactaaactacaacaacaacatcaacgtGCAACCAACAGCAAACACAACAACATACCAGCAGCAAGCACAACAACATATAACATCTACATCATACCAAAATAAGATGCTAGCTTTCTTTCTGAAAAAGTTAACCTGTTCTTACGTGCAAACCGATGATTTTGTAAgtttttttatatttattattattatttcatttACGTGAAAACCGATGATGTAAACTATCTTTTATGTTTATTGAAGATACTTCCACATGAACATCATGACATTTTTCCAACGAGAACAACGCATGCCGTGTTAAAGTATCAGGATGACACCGTTCACAAGATGACATTCAAAATTGGAAAAAATGCTCGTTTATGCCAACGGTAGAAGGCATTTATAGATTCAAAAGGTTTGAAAGAGGGAGACACACTAGAGATTTGGGTGTGTAAATGTGAGTGTGGAGATGGCATAGGGTTTCATGTATTTAAAAAAGAGATAGAGATCATAAATATTGACTAGTAGATCTCTATTATTCAATTGTCTATGTTTAACATCTCCATGTATGCTACTATTTTGATTAAGACAATGATTAATGTTATGTGGAtgtgattttgattttaatttcggATAAACACTTCAAAACACCTTAACATCAAACTTCTTCATTCATACGTGATAAAATAGATGTATATGTTACAAAATTTGCCATAACAAAAGGAAAACAAAACATAACATAGCCGAGACACTACCACCACTACCACTATCTATGGCAATTTGATTTTTCCATTGTTTGAATTGCCACTACGGAATACAAAACTTATGAACACAACAATAAtacaaacaacaaaacaaaaaacgaAATTCCTATGGAACCTACCCCCTTTAGTCTTCCTTGTGTCTTCTTTTTTTGGTCCATCAACCTCGACCAAACTCATGTCAACACTAACCGAATTTTATCGTTAATAGTGATCTCATCCAATTCCATCTTCAAACTTCGATATTGCACCAATTCCTTCTCTAAATCTCTAATTTTGTTAACCAATTTTGGGAGGATAAATTTTGATCTCGGATCAACTTCATCTCTGTCCCTCCAACGAAAAAACTTGCATGTTTTAGCTTGAAAAATAGCAAAACAGAGCAtaattttacaaattgaatttttCAATAAGTCAAAAAATTGGAGCAAGACCATACACCATAATAGGGACAAGACCAGTATCTTCTTCCAGGGTTGTTTTTAGACCAAGAAGTTTGCATTTGCAACAAATTCCCGTGTTGACATTGGACCACAGTTCTAAGCATAGGATCACTCTCATCCATACACAATCGACCAAGGTCAATTTTTTCCATAACAAACCCTAACAAATGACAAAATGACTAAATATGAGCAAGAATTACTCAAGAaatttaaaacaataaatttcacATGAACGAAtttaaagagaaataaaccctaaCTAACGAACCTCTTTCCAACAATTGGAGCGATTAAGGTGTTGATTTTTGGAGTATAACGATTGGAGTGGTTGAAGTTATGGAGTTGTTTGCTTTTTTTGACAAAAAAATGGAGATGGGTATTAAATGGgtggaagaagatgatgaagTAGCTGTTTGGGTGTAAAAATGGAGGGAGTTCAAAATTAATCTATGTGGCAGCTTAGTTGGCGCTCCAAAACACGTCAGATGCAGTTTTTTGAAGGCTATCACGCGCCACTGAGTGGTGCATTCACACTCttgtccacatcagcaaaaaagaggcattttgatactgaaaatTTTTATCAAGGGGGTAATAGAACTCCCGCAAAGATTAGGTGTGTAGTTAAAATTTTGATCAAATGTTGgaggtattttgagtattttctatAATTTAGAGGATTTTAATCCATTATCTCAAAATGTGAAGGACCACCTTGTTGAGAGTGAAAATCCCAATGGTCAATATCTATGTCTGTCTGTCTGTCAGAGATATTTTGTGCCTGTGTTTTCCATCTGTTATCCATCATCACCTTCATCAATCCGCAACTTTCTACCCTTTGAATCATAGCAGCTAACAGTACCAGTCTAGTACATTACATTATTGACTTTCACAGTAAGAATCTTTAGCACtgtttttccttttttccctCCCTTTCTATTTGATCATTTCTTTTAAGTAAAAGCCAGAATTAAAGGGTACTTTTGTGGTAGGTCCCTCTGTTTTGAATTTCTTGAACTAATCAATTTTTCTACTCGCACTTTCTCTCCATACTGTTTATGTAAAATCCTTGTTTGCCTGCACTAAACATTCTGTTCCTTCTCATTCATGGCTTATTCTTCCAACATTCTTCACCAACCATTGATACCACACACTCAAAGCTTAAAGGTTTTGTCTTCTCCATAATCAAGTCTCTTAATATTTGTCTCTTATCCAATTACAACTCCCCACCCCACTCACCCCCTTCAACTACCTCAAGAATAGAGCTTTCACAAACCCCTAATCAAGATTTTGCTTACTACTCTTCAAGAACAGAGCTTTTCACCACCCATGTGATTCTCCAAtcaatagagagagagagagagagagggagagagtcCCCACTATACTCCACACTTCCTTCTCCTCAATTTTGAACTGTATTCACACAAAAATGCCTTGTCCTTTACATATCATCACTCTTCTTCTATTCACACTTATCTCCTCCACAACTACCACCGCTAGGCGGATCCTCCATCAACCCTTTTTTCCAGTAGTTGATTCACCTCCTTCCATAACTCAACCACCCCTCTCTTCTCCTCAACCTCAGCCTAAATTCCCATTTTCTTCACAATCACCCCCAAACACTCCCTTAACAACACAAAACCCATTCTTCCCGGTCTTCccttcaccaccaccaccaccatcacagCCACCACCTTCTGACACTATTACAACCTTTCCAGCTAACATATCCTCCCTCATTCTCCCACAATCTTCCTCGCATCATTCCACTAAACACATCTCAAACAAACTCATTGCTATCATTATCTCACTTTCTTTACTCTCTGCAGCTTTTCTCACTTCAATAGTCGCCTTTCTCGTGCATTACAATCGCCATGGAAAAGCTATCGAAGAGAAAAAGAACTACTATCAACGAACAGATAGTCTCCGACTTGTCCCTCCTAATGCCACCCCCTCCGACGGTGGTGCCATCAAGAAAAGCAATTCGCCGCCTCCGCATGCAGAGGCGGCGATGGAAGAGGAAGTGCCACGTCACACTCCCTCTTCCACTAGCTCGGAATTCCTTTACCTTGGGATTCCGAGCTCAAGAGAAGTTCAATCACAGGAACTCCGGAGACTTGGATCACCGGAGCTCATGCCACTCCCGCCATTGCCCCGTCAGCATTTTCATAAGAATGCTGAAGTGGGGTCCGGTGAAGATAATGAAGAAGAGTTTTTTTCTCCTAGAGGGTCTTCAGGTAGTCCAAGTCACACTATATCAACTTCCCATGCAACACCATATGAAGTTCCATTACAAACCAAGAATACATTTCCATACTCAAACTCAAATTCTCCTTCGGAATCATCATTAAATAGTCCTTCCATAGAGTTTAACTTAAGTCCAAGAAGCTTAACATCCAGATCACCTGATTCGTTAGTGAATTTTCTGGCTCCACCACAGTTTATACCCGCACAGACGACGTCCAGGGGATTGGCATCACCTACGTTATCTTCTGGTGATACCCATAATTCCCCTTCAATGGTCTCAGATTCATCAGCACGGATATCTGAGTCTTCGCTGATGAATCTGGGCGGTTTTGGTGGCATAAAATTGCCACCGGCACCGCCTCCGGGCCCACCACCGAGGTTTTGGGAAGCGGAAAATGGTGGACCACCAGTGTTGGTGGCACCATCTAGGCCTGTTTCAGGTCATCATGTTAATGGCATTACTAATGAAGAGAGTATAAAGCTAAAGCTTAAACCTTTGCATTGGGATAAAGTTAGAGCTACCTCAGATAGAGCAATGGTTTGGGATCAATTGAAGTCTAGCTCTTTTCAGTAAGTCATAAATTGTTTAAAAATAGAGTACATTATTGTTTCCTAATTTTGAAGAGTGTGGTTTGGGTTGTAGGTTGAATGAGGAAATGATAGAGACTTTATTCACTGCGAAAGATGGCGTAACACGGCTGGCACAGCCAGTGTTGAATCAAGAAAACAGGGTGCTTGATCCTAAGAAGTCTCAAAATATTGCAATTTTGTTGAGGGCACTCAATGTCACTATTGAAGAAGTTTGTGAAGCACTTTTAGAGGGTAACATATCatgcacttttgtattttaaacTTTATTTAAATTCTCTTGAATGCTCACAAGTAGTAATCATTAGTTAGGATTGCAGTTAAGGTTAAACTTCCCAATGCATTGCATTAATTTTGATCCACTTGTTCTGGTCGAGATATCTAGCTTAATTTGATGACTTGccttgtttgattttttttctctagtGAAACATAATCCCCCAAATAGGTTTTGTTTTTGACCTTGAATGTTTACTTTGTAAATGTGTTACTACTTTTCTAGATATGTTCTCTGATTGCTTGCCATGGATATAGTTACTCTTGCTATGGAAATTTAGCCTCAGAAGTGTTTAGTGGTAGTGCTGAATGTCCGATACTTAAAATGTACTGTATATAATACCAGGTCCAATGCTCTGTCTTTGGCTGGTTCACCTATCTGTTCGATCAATCAATGAACTGCAATTTTGGTGCCACATGCTGGCGGCTTTTAATTCCAGTCTCATTCAATTATATAGCCATCACTCCCATCTTGGACAACTAGTGATCTTGTTGGCATGTCATTTTCATATTTATGAATAAGCTATGTTGCTTATCTGATGTTTTTGTTGGAAAATCGGGGGATGAAGAGCATTTTCATTTAATCATTTTCTCTTGAAGCCAAAAGTATGATACAATTTTTCTTTACAATGATACAATTTTTCTTTACTTCACTCCACTTGCCTAAATGAAATTGTTATATTTCTAGGTATTTATAGGTTTTCTCCCAACATGTACCTTAGTTAATACTACTAAACTTTTTCCTCTTCAATAGTTCATGAATAACACATACATGCATCCCTGAAACATAAACCTAGTAAATTCATGTCCTTAATGATGGTTATTACTTTTTTATAAGAGGTTTTTGCATGAATGGACTGATTCAACTTCTTTTTGCTAAACCCAAATCAGGGAATGCTGATACTCTGGGAAGTGAGTTACTTGAGAGTTTATTGAAGATGGCTCCCACTAAAGAAGAAGAGCTGAAGCTGAAAGAGTTTAAAGATGAATCACCATTCAAGTTAGGCCCAGCTGAAAAGTTTCTCAAGGCAGTGCTTTATATCCCTTTTGCATTTAATAGGGTGGAGGCAATGCTATATATTGCAAACTTTGATTCAGAGATTGAATATCTTAAGAGGTCATTTGAGACACTAGAGGTATGTTATGCTATCTATTCTTGAACAGAACGCTTTGTGTAACTTGACAATCTTACCTGTCGTTGCTTGACAACTGATTTTAGCTTTCTATTCTGGTTTCAATGTTCTCCCCAACCTGCTGAATCCATTATGCAGCTTTAACACATTGGAATGAGTCAACTTTGGTCTGATATTGCCATTCTTCCTCTATGTACATGTACCATTGTCCAGACATCATTCATGCATGAGTTTCCATTTAATTCCATATGCCATGCCATACTTTTATGGACATTCATTCTTAGTCAGGTCCAATTATTGTGGTCATGTAGTTTTCATCAATATACTTCCACTCTAGATATGCTATGTTTGATCAGCTTGATGACATCAAAATATTTAGTTCCTTAAATTCAGTTAGTAGCTCTGATTTGATGAGCTGAATTTTGATGTCCACCTCCTTGCTAAACTAATATATTCATCCTTTCAGACTGCTTGTGAAGAATTAAGGAATAGTAGGATGTTTCTAAAGCTATTAGAGGCTGTACTCAAAACTGGGAATCGCATGAATGATGGAACCAACAGAGGAGATGCCCATGCATTCAAGCTCGACACACTTCTTAAGCTTGTAGATATTAAAGGTGCTGATCGGAAGACCACACTACTGCATTTCGTTGTTCAGGAAATCATCAGAGCAGAAGGGTCTCGTCTTTCTGGTGCTGATCAGAATCCAAATGTAGAAAAGAACCAGCAATCTACTCTACGAGATGAGGTTGAATTCAGAAAGATTGGCCTTCAAGTTGTTTCTCGCCTAAGTGGTGAGCTTACAAATGTGAAGAAAGCTGCTGCCATGGACTCTGATATTGTTAGCAATGAAGTTGCAAAACTAGCTTCAGGAATTGTTAAGATGACTAATGTTCTTAAGCTGAATGAAGAGTTGGCGCCGAGTGAGAGTAGCAGAAAATTTTCCGAATCAATGAATGGATTCTTGAAGAAGGCAGAGCAAGAAATTATCAACATCCAAGCTCAAGAGGGTGTTGCCCTCTCAATGGTGAAGGATCTCACAGAATATTTCCATGGTGAC carries:
- the LOC132636042 gene encoding formin-like protein 2, whose amino-acid sequence is MPCPLHIITLLLFTLISSTTTTARRILHQPFFPVVDSPPSITQPPLSSPQPQPKFPFSSQSPPNTPLTTQNPFFPVFPSPPPPPSQPPPSDTITTFPANISSLILPQSSSHHSTKHISNKLIAIIISLSLLSAAFLTSIVAFLVHYNRHGKAIEEKKNYYQRTDSLRLVPPNATPSDGGAIKKSNSPPPHAEAAMEEEVPRHTPSSTSSEFLYLGIPSSREVQSQELRRLGSPELMPLPPLPRQHFHKNAEVGSGEDNEEEFFSPRGSSGSPSHTISTSHATPYEVPLQTKNTFPYSNSNSPSESSLNSPSIEFNLSPRSLTSRSPDSLVNFLAPPQFIPAQTTSRGLASPTLSSGDTHNSPSMVSDSSARISESSLMNLGGFGGIKLPPAPPPGPPPRFWEAENGGPPVLVAPSRPVSGHHVNGITNEESIKLKLKPLHWDKVRATSDRAMVWDQLKSSSFQLNEEMIETLFTAKDGVTRLAQPVLNQENRVLDPKKSQNIAILLRALNVTIEEVCEALLEGNADTLGSELLESLLKMAPTKEEELKLKEFKDESPFKLGPAEKFLKAVLYIPFAFNRVEAMLYIANFDSEIEYLKRSFETLETACEELRNSRMFLKLLEAVLKTGNRMNDGTNRGDAHAFKLDTLLKLVDIKGADRKTTLLHFVVQEIIRAEGSRLSGADQNPNVEKNQQSTLRDEVEFRKIGLQVVSRLSGELTNVKKAAAMDSDIVSNEVAKLASGIVKMTNVLKLNEELAPSESSRKFSESMNGFLKKAEQEIINIQAQEGVALSMVKDLTEYFHGDSAKEEARPLRIFMVVRDFLCILDQVCKDVGRMTERTIVSSGMPVNAGLPQVFPGYNVRQQDSSSEDETIPLAS